The Gossypium arboreum isolate Shixiya-1 chromosome 4, ASM2569848v2, whole genome shotgun sequence DNA segment GTAAAATCGATATGTTCTTATTTTACTTCTTTTCTTATTGTTTTGCGATTGTTCTGCTGCCATTATCAATGTTTATTAtaacaaatataatttttaagtaGTCGATTGAGTTTTAGCTCAATTGGTATGGACAATGTTACTAATACAAGAGGACATGAGTTTGAATGTGCTGAAAtgcattatccttctatttatggGTTTGGAGGGGCTATGGATAGTTCTAGGCATAACGTATGATgaaattgtaatatatatatatatatatatatatatatataaatgttttaaatatttttatattaatatttatatatttttaattcaatttaaatattttttattaattaaaacttaTTTGAGGTGGGCAGGtccaaaattgaaaaatatacaTGACCAAAAATACACTTTCGAGAAGAATACAAATTTTTAAACACTTTTAcataaataaaagaaaggaaaaaacttaccatacattttattctttGCTTGGGTTGAGCATTGCATTGTGAATTGATGCTTTCGGCTTAGAGACCACTTGTGTTTCTATCTCCCAATTGGAATTTGGTGATGCCTTTGGAATCTCATACCCaaccctatatatatatatatatatatatgtaatgaaAAGATGGGATTTTCAGAATCTAtgctttaaatttttttgaagatGAGACAAGGCGATCGAGTTGTTGATCAGATTCCAAAGGAAACAATGTATTGATTGATTGCAAGAACTGAAACTTTTTCGACTTGTAAGACAATAAATATGAGCTTCTCATTTTTATCTTATCCTATTATGATTCCAACTTCGAGTCTATTCCAATATCTTGGCTCCCAATAATGTTGCATAAGTTGTTTTGTAGATTGAATTTTAATTCGGTTGGCGAGGATGTGAATTTAATAAATAACTATAAATGTTACATTTATATATGTGTTTGATCATTTAATTTATAGAAGTACTGACCAAGTTCTGTTACtattaaatggattgattttgatTTTATGCTAGTAAAAAGAAGGGTAAACTACACTAGTAGTTAATCaactataaaaagttacaaaattgtcACTCAACTTTCATTTTTGTCTGTTTTGATCACCCAATTATCTTGGGTTTTGGGGTGTTTTCATTTTTATGTTAGCCAATTGGTGACCAAAAAGGACAAAATTAATTAGTTggatgaccattttgtaacttttcatagttggtGACCTCTAAATAGTTTGCcctaaaagaataaaataagattaaattttaaCTGATTTAATATCAACCATTAAGAAAAACAAtgttaatttttcttttcatttacaAACTCATAAAATCTTTAAAAAGATTAATTATGTTAAATAGTAAACAATaattttatagaaaaattttaacaaaaacaaGAATTTTTATAGAAAATGTTAACTCTGTTAAAATTCAgtcttatttgattctttttaatagaaCAAATATCGAATTATCCATTTAATAGTATATCTATGAACTAATTTGAGCAAATCTCCATAAAGAGGGACCTACTAGGTACTTTCTCCCTTTTAAATTACACCACTTTTAATTCCAAATTCATCTTCAAAAATTTTCCCAACCATTATGCTTTGGGGACCCAAATATAGATACCATTTTGAGGATAGTGAGAAAGCATTCCCTAGAAAGTACTTTAAAGCTAAATTAAAGTTCCTTAGCCACTAAGAAGCATACATCATTCATTTCAACAGACatcaaatcaaaataaataaagtcTGTGATCAAACCAACAAAGGGGATAAACATTTTGAATTCATGAAAGCTTTAATTTTAGCAActtgaaaatatataaaaagaaaagaagataaaGGAAAAGCAATGGCATTCACCAATCAAcaccaaagaaaagaaaaagtagaaGAAGACACCATATAACAAGAAAAGATAAGGATTCATACCCAATAAGTAGAGCATTTCAAGTAGTGCAAAAACCCTCCCCTCCCAGAACAAAAATCCAGTGAGATATTATAAAGAAGATGTATAGGTTTAGCAACACAGTGATTGGGTTCTTGAACCTTTTCACACTGCTAGCATCGATACCGATCATCGGAGCAGGGCTATGGATGGCGAAGAGTAGCACCACATGTGAAAGTTTCTTGCAAACGCCATTGCTGATATTAGGGTTTGTGATACTGATTATATCATTGGCAGGTTTCATTGGAGCTTGCTTCAATGTGGTTTGGGCACTTTGGGTTTACTTGCTTGTCATGATGCTTATTATTGCAGCTTTGATGGGGTTAACTATATTTGGATTTGCGGTGACAAGCCAAGGTGGTGGGCACGAAATCGCTGGTAGGGTTTACAGGGAATATAGATTGGAAGATTACTCACCATGGTTGAGGAATAGGGTTAAAGATCCCCAGTATTGGAATACTATTAGAAGTTGTTTGTTGAATTCCAAGACTTGTGGGAAAATAGCCCTTTGGACTCCTCTTGATTATCTTAACAATGATATGACTCCAGTCCAGGTATGTAAATTCTCATGAATTTCTCTCTTTTTCTAGGAGGCTTGTTCTTTCCCCTCTCCTTCTTGGGGTTTTACAAAGATTTATTTAACTCTTAAAACTCCATAGAAAAAGCTTTCAATTTTCATTAAGAATGATAGTATTTATTGGTTATGATGGGCATGCAGTCGGGTTGCTGTAAACCACCAACATCATGCAATTACGAGATGACGACAATGGTAGCCCAAAACCCAGACTGCTATAGGTGGAACAATGCCCCAACAGTGCTATGTTATGAGTGTGATTCATGCAAAGCAGGAGTGCTTGAATCAGTGAGAAGGGATTGGCATAAACTCTCAGTGCTAAACATTGTCATGCTCTTGCTTTTGATTGGGATTTATTCAATTGGTTGCTGTGCCTTCCAAAACACAAAAAGGGCTGAAACTGATTACCCATATGGCCAAAACAGGATGTCCAAAGTTAGACCAAGATGGGATTACTATTGGTATGCCATTCACACACATATCTCTTTATTTCTATATAACCAGTGGTAAATTTTAATTATTCTACTTTATATTTTGGCAGGTGGAGATGGT contains these protein-coding regions:
- the LOC108458164 gene encoding tetraspanin-6, whose amino-acid sequence is MYRFSNTVIGFLNLFTLLASIPIIGAGLWMAKSSTTCESFLQTPLLILGFVILIISLAGFIGACFNVVWALWVYLLVMMLIIAALMGLTIFGFAVTSQGGGHEIAGRVYREYRLEDYSPWLRNRVKDPQYWNTIRSCLLNSKTCGKIALWTPLDYLNNDMTPVQSGCCKPPTSCNYEMTTMVAQNPDCYRWNNAPTVLCYECDSCKAGVLESVRRDWHKLSVLNIVMLLLLIGIYSIGCCAFQNTKRAETDYPYGQNRMSKVRPRWDYYWWRWWHDKKEQLY